The genomic region GAAAACACTTCCGAGTAAAGTAGTATATGTCGGTTCCAAAGCACTATGAAAGGAGAGAGTGGGCGACGTGCCATAGGTCAGCGTAATCTCCTTTCTTTCGGCATCGTATCTACCATACGTTTACAGATTGTAGCCTCCGCGTCCTCCCGGGCCAAGCTGCGGGTCCAAAAGCGTTTCTCATTCCTTTTGATGAGAATGATCCCGGAATCAGAGACAACGTGAACAAAACCATCCAGAATAATCTGTGAGACCCCCATGGGCTGCGGTAAAACTTTTCCAATCTGATTAAGTATAGCGCCCCAACTGTTATCTTTCACTTTGAGGTCATAAGGGTCCCCTTTATTAGCAGCAAAAAATTCGACGGCCACCATGTTGGCATGTGCGCCAATATGCACCTCTCCTCGCATTTCTTCATCACCCCCAAGATAGGCGTTCCACCGGAGGCAGAAAATGTTTATATAGTTTTCAATCCATGACAGGTCGTTTTTTCCCACAGCCTGCATCGCACCGACACTGTCAAATGGTCTGTAAAAAAACGGCAGCGTTACTTCACAAAAATCATGGATTAAATCTTTCTGTTCATCATTCAATTCATAGAGTTCAAGAACAGCTTCATCAAGTTCTCTTTCCCATTCACGCTGTGCTTCGATTGTTTCTTCAAATGTGTTGTTGTGCTGTGCTTAAACAAAACGCCGGCGGACACCAACATCCCTGCTTTGCCGTTTTTTCTCATGAAATCCAAAGCACGCCATAAAAAGGCCTGCGAAGGTTCTTTATCTCCAATAGGTTTATTATTGGATTTACACCAATCAAGCAGGATTTTTTGCCTCGCCTTTGCCTTTGTATCGGCTTTTTTCCCGGGGGCTCCCCATGGCGGATTGCCGACTACAACATCGGTACATTCCTTGCCATTTGTGTATATATCGATGATATCAATATGTTGAGAAAGGCATAACATATCCGGAACTCAATTTGAAAATCGTTACGAAAACTAGATTATCCTCCTTCCACTATGTCTTGTATTTCGTTCCGAGCCACTGCAATAACGAGTGCACACCTTGTCCCACTGTAAATGGGGCTGCTGGGAGCTTTCAATTGCTGTTTTTCCTTGGCATAAAGTATATTATTGCTCAGCAATTTCCGGTTAGAAAATTTTTGAGTAATTTGCAATTTGTTAAAATTTTTGACAGTTCCTACCGTCCCCCATTGAAGGCGTTTTTATCCTCAGGTATTTTAATGTAGTATTTCCAACAAGATAGACGTTAAACACCGTCTTGCAAGTTTGGCACACATTTTGCTTTTGTTAAAATTATTGACCATTCGGATCGCTTATTTTGCGGCAAAATTTGTTTCCGATCACAATTTTTAAATTGGTTCTCAACCTTCGGTGGATCAGGATTAGGATTTGGCTAAGGAGGTTTAGCATGCAACCACATTCCAATCCAATGCGCGTACAAGGGGAAAAAAATGTTTTTTGTCCCTATTATGGAGAGTGCCTGAATCATGCCTGCAAAAAGGGCTGGGAATACTGGACATGCCTGGATTGTGAGCATAGACGGAAAAGCGAACCGGTTAAAGTCATCCTTTTGTCGCCCCAGAACCATGACCCGTATTATTCCATATCGCCGTCGCTTTTTCGTAAAAAAGGAGGGCTTTTCTTAGAAATGCTCTAATTTTCAAACCTTTTTCCCAGTAGAACAGGCCCTAAATCTAAAAGCGGCCGAGCATATCCTTGGCGGTAAAGCATCGGAAGTGAAGCTCCCCGCCCTGAAGGGCGGGGGTTCTGACGTGCGTCAGTGCTTCGCGGCGGGGAGCAGGCTGGTCAGATTCATGTAGGGGATATTCTTCCGGTCGCATGGGTGAAACTCCCTCCCAGGAAATTTCCTTAGCAAAAATGAGGCCGTCCATCTATGGACAAAATTAATAAAGTCCGCAATAGATAACGTTAACTATCTTTCCCGTCCTGCGGGATTACAGGGAGTTTCAACCCTCACTTGAAGACAAGGCAGAGGACAAAATGGCGAGCATCTTAATTGTGGATGATCACCCCCACGTTCGCAAGCTGGTTTCAAAGGGGCTGGCCGCTGAAGGCTACCGGATCACGGCGATTGATGATGCCGCTTTGACATGGGAACATATCCAAGCGCTGGCACCGGACCTGGTACTTCTGAATTGTCTTTCAGAGCGATTTGACAGTTTTGCGCTTCTGGTTGATATCAAAAGCCGGTATCCAAAATATCCGGTACTGGTCTACGTCATACAACATGTTGATGCCATGGTCAGTCTCAAGCAGGCGATAACCGGGGTTCTGGACGAAATCCAGTTGCCGAACTGAACAAGAATTTCGGTATCGTTTAACTCGCAACGCGGAACATATTGATAGGCTGTATATCATATTCGGGGAAATAGTTTACAGAAGATACGCCATGCAACCACATTCCAATCCACTGTGTGTACAAGGGAAAAAAAATGTCTTTTGCCCCTATTACGGGGAATGTCTGGATTATGCCTGTAAAAAGGGCTGGGAATACTGGGCGTGTCTGGATTGTGAGCATAAACGGACAAGCGAACCGGTTACAGCCAGCCTAGTGCCGACGCAAGACTGTGATTCCTATTATTCGCTGTCGCCGTCGCTTTTTATTAAAAGCAGAGAAGTTGTATCTGAACTGCTCTGATTTTCGAGCTTTAATTACATTTTAAAAATCGGTTTTCTGAGCCCCAAATTTGAACTGAAGGAGGAATGTTATGTCAAAAGCCAAATCAAAACAAACAGGTAAGCAGAAAAAAGTTATGTTTTCACTGGAAGCGACCGAGGCCAAAGATGTCGTCCTGATGGGGGATTTCAACAATTGGAATCCCAAAACGCACCCCATGAAAAAGGAAAGAAACGGGGTATGGAATAAAACGGTGATGCTTTCACCGGGAAAATACGAATACAAGTTCTTGATCGATGGAAACTGGGTAGAAGATCCCCAAAATGACCAGACATGCCTGAACTGTTTCGGGACCCAAAATAGTATTTTTAACCTGTCCGGTCTTTAAATCGTCAGGTGCAAAACGGCGGCATAACATTATAGTGGTTGTCAAAATACCTTTCCGTTTCAGCCGCCGGATAATTTTTGTTTAAATCGGCAAAAGCTCGCCAATAAAAGCGCGTAAAAGCGAACAGGACTCAGGTTTTTAGAGCTTACGATGCTTGTTTCAGGAAACGATTGAAGCTCCCTGCAGCTTGCGGGAGGAAGCTTCAATAAAAACGCAGTTGGAAACAAAAAAAGATGGGGATGATGAAACAGGTTATCAAAGATATAGCCCAAATGATGCATCAGGCCGATCCAACATCCTGTTTCTCCGTCGAATTCTGGGATGGCGATGCAATCTGTTTCGGAAATTCCCCCCGTGTAACCTTGCGCTTGAAAACCAAAAAGTGCGCCCAAAATATAATCGAAAAAGGTTTTTTGGGCCTGGGCGAGTCATATACCAACGGAGACCTGGAAATAGAGAACGACCTGCGAGAGCTTTTTCACCTGGGCTTTGCCATTAATTTCGACGATTACCGGTTACCTGTCCGGCAGAAATGCCGGCTTTTTATCCGCTCGCTGCTAAACCGCGCAACCCTGCGGGGTGCCCCCCAAAATATCGCTTACCACTACGACCGGGGCAATGAGTTCTATGCGCTCTATCTTGACAAAACCATGACGTATTCCTGTGCGTATTTTAAAAGTCCGGACGACTCCCTGGAACAGGCGCAATTAAACAAATACGAGCACATTGCCCGCAAACTTTTACTGAAACCGAATGAATCTTTGCTCGACATCGGCTGCGGCTGGGGCGGAATGCTTATTTATGCCGCCCAGAAATACGGCATAACCGGGACCGGAAACACGCTGTCCCAAAATCAGTACGAATATGTCCAACGTAAAATCAAGGAGTTGGGGCTTTGTGACCGGATTAAGGTTTTGTGTCAGGATTACCGGCAATTAAGCGGGAAGTTCGATAAAGTGGTTTCCATCGGGATGTTTGAGCATGTGGGCAAAAATTTCATTCCCGCCTTTTTCCGAAAAGTTTCGGGTCTGTTGAAAACCGGCGGACTGAGTCTTTTGCATACCATTGGGAAAGACGCCCCGACTATCGATGATCCCTGGACATTTAAATATATCTTTCCGGGCGCATACCTTCCGACGCTCTCCGAAATTACACATGAAATCGGGAAAATCGGTTTTTCCGTACTGGATGTCGAAAATTTGAGATTGCACTATGCCAAAACCCTTGAGAAATGGGCAGAAAATTACGAGCGAAATATAACCAGAGCAAGGGAATTGTTTGACGACGAATTCATAAGACGCTGGCGTCTGTTTTTTAACAGCGCCGCAGCCGGGTTTAGGTACGGCAACTCCCGCTTGTTTCAAATTCTTTTCTCCAACGGCTTGAACAATGCGCTGCCGATAACCCGAACGCACGTGTATCATGAACCATCACCCTGAGTGAACCGGTATCGGCGAGTGCATTCTCCACTTCATTGCTTTGATATGCGCACAGGAGGCTACAGCTCTTGCGCCGGGCAGGGCGGTCCTCAGGCAGGGGCCGTCCTGTAATGGTATATTTTAACCTGAGATCAGGTTTAATTATGAACGTCCAACACGTTACATTAGGACAGACCAGTACATTGTTAACCAGTAAGTGATGAAAGGAGGTAGATTAAAATGTTTGATCTTAACAATTATCGAAAAGAGGTGAAGCTAAGAGACGGGACCAAAGTTCTTCTGCGCCCTATGGTCGCGGAAGATAAGGATGCTTTATATGAATTTTTTAAAAAGGTCCCCAAAGAAGAGGCTCGGTATTTACGCGATGACGTCAGCAACAGACTCCTCGTTGAGAAATGGGCCGCCGATATCGATTATACAAAGACACTGCCGGTTTTGGCGATTAAAGATGACGCCATTATTGCAGATACTACCCTAAATCGGCGTCGATTCGGATGGAAATGGCACTTGGGTACAGTACGGATATTTGTGCACAAAGATTATCGAAAGGTGGGCTTGGGTCGTTTAATGATTGAAGAGATTTCCGATATTGCTGATAAACTCGGTCTCGAAAAGCTCATCGTTGAGATTCCGGATACGAATATTGCCGCTATAAATGCTTTCGAGAAAGCGAAGTTTTATCGTGTTGCTGTGATTCCGGATTTGGTCAAAGACAGGGAAAACAGACCCATTGACGTGGTGGTGATGATAAAAGATGTTAAACCGATTTATGTCGAGGAACTCGAATATGATTTATTATGATTAAGGAATAGAACCATAGGAACAGCAGATTATGAGCAGTCAATCGACTAACCCGCGGGTTCTGATTGTGACCCCTGAGGTCACCTATCTTCCCGACGGCATGGGCGACATTTCCAACGGCCTGAATGCCAAGGCCGGCGGGCTTGCCGATGTGTCGGCGGCCTTGATCAGCAGCCTTTATCATCTGGGGGCCGATGTTCATGTGGCCCTGCCGGACTACCGCTCCATATTCACCGGACATTTGCCTCCGCTGATCAGAAGGGAACGATATACCATCAGGAAAAACGTTCCCCATGAACGGATGCATTTGGCCCAGGACAGGGCTTTTTTCTACCTTGATCGGATCTATTCCGGCTATGCCTTTGAAAACATAAAAATTTCACTGGCGTTTCAGCGAGA from Candidatus Desulfatibia profunda harbors:
- a CDS encoding N-6 DNA methylase, producing MLCLSQHIDIIDIYTNGKECTDVVVGNPPWGAPGKKADTKAKARQKILLDWCKSNNKPIGDKEPSQAFLWRALDFMRKNGKAGMLVSAGVLFKHSTTTHLKKQSKHSVNGKENLMKLFLNSMN
- a CDS encoding response regulator, giving the protein MASILIVDDHPHVRKLVSKGLAAEGYRITAIDDAALTWEHIQALAPDLVLLNCLSERFDSFALLVDIKSRYPKYPVLVYVIQHVDAMVSLKQAITGVLDEIQLPN
- a CDS encoding isoamylase early set domain-containing protein — translated: MSKAKSKQTGKQKKVMFSLEATEAKDVVLMGDFNNWNPKTHPMKKERNGVWNKTVMLSPGKYEYKFLIDGNWVEDPQNDQTCLNCFGTQNSIFNLSGL
- a CDS encoding class I SAM-dependent methyltransferase; the encoded protein is MGMMKQVIKDIAQMMHQADPTSCFSVEFWDGDAICFGNSPRVTLRLKTKKCAQNIIEKGFLGLGESYTNGDLEIENDLRELFHLGFAINFDDYRLPVRQKCRLFIRSLLNRATLRGAPQNIAYHYDRGNEFYALYLDKTMTYSCAYFKSPDDSLEQAQLNKYEHIARKLLLKPNESLLDIGCGWGGMLIYAAQKYGITGTGNTLSQNQYEYVQRKIKELGLCDRIKVLCQDYRQLSGKFDKVVSIGMFEHVGKNFIPAFFRKVSGLLKTGGLSLLHTIGKDAPTIDDPWTFKYIFPGAYLPTLSEITHEIGKIGFSVLDVENLRLHYAKTLEKWAENYERNITRARELFDDEFIRRWRLFFNSAAAGFRYGNSRLFQILFSNGLNNALPITRTHVYHEPSP
- a CDS encoding GNAT family N-acetyltransferase — protein: MFDLNNYRKEVKLRDGTKVLLRPMVAEDKDALYEFFKKVPKEEARYLRDDVSNRLLVEKWAADIDYTKTLPVLAIKDDAIIADTTLNRRRFGWKWHLGTVRIFVHKDYRKVGLGRLMIEEISDIADKLGLEKLIVEIPDTNIAAINAFEKAKFYRVAVIPDLVKDRENRPIDVVVMIKDVKPIYVEELEYDLL